The Setaria italica strain Yugu1 chromosome IX, Setaria_italica_v2.0, whole genome shotgun sequence genome has a window encoding:
- the LOC101780284 gene encoding protein NLP1 isoform X1 encodes MEQPAAQKDEDGLLGYAVMEDVAVGDLDLMEELFMAAPGFDFSDFSQPGPGASPGACFSPLFDICSTTTTATPPAPPGDDDRDDTERPEARRAWLFQPRQEVEATVKERMRRALERIAQTHPGELLAQVWVPTLIGDRQVLTTCGQPFWLDSRNQRLANYRSVSMKYQFSADESACAELGLPGRVFVGRVPEWTPDVRYFSTEEYPRVHHAQFFDIRGSVALPIFEPRSRACLGVVELVMTTQKVNYNAEIENICSALKEVDLRSTDVSSDPHANVSLNVADTSYRAIVPEIIDVLRTVCERHELPLAQTWIPCICQAKRGSRHSDEKFKYCVSTVDEACYIRDPNVTGFHQACSDHHLFRGEGVVGRAFGTNEPCFATDVTAYSKAQYPLSHHAKLFNLKAAVAIRLRSIRTGSLDYVLEFFLPVDCIESEEQRAMLNSLSITIQQTCYTLRVVSLKELVDEGSFETSTVTPAEFYEKPIHENLDEVCSNIEVPVRTTSLETSEEVTSWIASLVDAQSKGVKEMDGDLPFGFSKQEDEGFSVTAGWHTPPVLGPKGTIFSGFKHHEEYEVKEPICSRHPSPSNLDKTVEKRRTKMEKTVSLEELRKHFAGSLKEAAKNLGVCPTTLKRICRQHGINRWPSRKIKKVGHSLKKLQMVIDSVHGAEGTVQLSSLYENFTKTTWLERELQGDGTYPLSEQKGHLEPSVPDRQCEGRFTSHTSGSNSMSPSCSQSSNSSHGCSSGSKSQQNGSAPQLAVKQEVFMEENQSSTLLKAASHAELQMFTEERPVTLPRSESQMLLSEQKPVENMSGMQKSKPESLKIKAMYGEERCIFRLQPSWGFEKLKEEIVKRFSIGQEMYVDLKYLDDESEWVLLTCDADLLECIDVYKSSSAQTVRILVNANVQPVLGPSFGQTGLS; translated from the exons ATGGAGCAGCCGGCGGCGCAGAAAGACGAGGACGGCTTGCTGGGTTACGCCGTCATGGAGGACGTTGCGGTCGGCGACCTGGATCTCATGGAGGAGCTGTTCATGGCGGCGCCGGGGTTCGATTTCTCCGACTTCTCGCAGCCCGGGCCCGGCGCGTCTCCGGGGGCCTGCTTCTCGCCGCTGTTCGACAtctgcagcaccaccaccacggcgactccccccgcgccgccgggcgACGACGACAGGGACGACACGGAGAGGCCCGAGGCGCGCCGCGCCTGGCTGTTCCAGCCCAGGCAGGAGGTGGAGGCCACGGTGAAGGAGCGGATGCGCCGCGCGCTGGAGCGCATCGCGCAGACGCATCCCGGCGAGCTGCTCGCGCAGGTCTGGGTCCCCACGCTCATCGGCGACCGCCAGGTGCTCACCACCTGCGGGCAGCCCTTCTGGCTGGACAGCCGGAACCAGCGCCTCGCCAACTACCGCTCGGTGTCGATGAAGTACCAGTTCTCCGCCGACGAGAGCGCGTGCGCCGAGCTAGGGCTGCCCGGCCGCGTCTTCGTCGGCCGAGTCCCCGAGTGGACGCCCGACGTCCGCTACTTCTCCACCGAGGAGTACCCGCGCGTCCACCACGCCCAGTTCTTCGACATCCGCGGCAGCGTCGCGCTCCCCATATTCGAGCCCCGCAGCCGGGCATGCCTCGGCGTCGTCGAGCTCGTCATGACCACGCAGAAGGTCAACTACAATGCCGAGATAGAGAACATATGCAGTGCTCTCAAG GAGGTAGATCTCAGAAGCACTGATGTTTCAAGTGATCCCCATGCAAACGTGAGCTTAAAT GTGGCTGATACTTCTTACCGAGCAATTGTACCGGAGATCATTGACGTTCTCAGAACTGTTTGCGAGAGACACGAGCTGCCACTGGCCCAAACATGGATACCATGCATCTGCCAAGCAAAGAGGGGAAGCCGCCACTCCGATGAAAAATTTAAGTACTGTGTGTCGACTGTGGACGAGGCATGTTACATTCGTGACCCAAATGTAACGGGCTTTCACCAAGCTTGCTCCGATCATCATCTGTTCAGGGGTGAGGGTGTTGTTGGTAGGGCATTTGGGACAAACGAGCCATGTTTCGCCACGGATGTTACTGCCTACAGCAAGGCCCAATACCCTCTCTCACATCATGCAAAACTTTTCAACTTGAAGGCTGCAGTTGCCATCCGGCTGCGAAGTATCAGGACTGGAAGCCTTGACTATGTCTTGGAATTCTTCCTGCCAGTGGACTGTATAGAGAGCGAAGAGCAAAGGGCCATGCTTAATTCTTTGTCCATTACAATACAGCAGACCTGCTATACATTACGAGTTGTCAGCTTAAAAGAACTAGTGGATGAAGGATCATTTGAAACAAGTACAGTAACCCCAGCAGAATTTTATGAAAAGCCCATTCATGAAAACTTGGATGAGGTTTGTAGCAACATTGAAGTTCCTGTGAGGACAACATCGCTGGAAACTTCTGAGGAGGTAACTTCATGGATAGCAAGCCTTGTTGATGCTCAAAGTAAGGGAGTGAAAGAAATGGATGGTGACCTGCCATTTGGATTCAGCAAGCAAGAGGATGAAGGGTTCAGTGTTACGGCTGGCTGGCATACTCCACCTGTCCTAGGCCCTAAAGGTACCATCTTTTCAGGGTTTAAGCATCACGAAGAATATGAGGTCAAGGAGCCTATTTGTTCCAGACATCCAAGCCCTTCCAATTTGGACAAAACAGTCGAGAAGCGGCGCACTAAGATGGAGAAAACTGTTAGCCTGGAAGAGCTTCGGAAGCATTTTGCTGGCAGCCTGAAAGAAGCTGCAAAGAATTTAGGAG TGTGCCCTACAACATTGAAGAGGATATGCAGGCAACATGGAATTAATCGTTGGCCATCACGGAAGATCAAGAAAGTTGGGCACTCCCTGAAGAAATTGCAAATGGTGATTGATTCGGTACATGGTGCTGAAGGAACAGTTCAGCTCAGCTCGCTCTATGAAAACTTTACCAAGACCACATGGTTAGAAAGAGAGTTACAAGGGGATGGCACTTATCCATTATCTGAGCAAAAAGGTCACTTGGAACCTTCGGTTCCTGATCGGCAGTGCGAGGGCAGATTCACTTCGCATACTTCTGGCTCTAATTCCATGTCCCCTTCGTGCAGCCAAAGTTCAAACTCCAGCCATGGTTGTTCCAGTGGTTCAAAATCGCAACAGAATGGCAGTGCTCCTCAGCTTGCAGTCAAGCAAGAAGTTTTCATGGAGGAGAATCAGAGCTCCACACTACTGAAAGCTGCGAGCCATGCAGAACTGCAAATGTTTACCGAAGAAAGACCTGTCACCCTGCCTAGGTCTGAGAGTCAAATGCTTTTAAGTGAACAAAAGCCAGTGGAAAACATGTCAGGCATGCAAAAGTCTAAGCCCGAATCCCTCAAAATAAAAGCCATGTATGGTGAAGAAAGATGCATATTCCGACTTCAACCTAGTTGGGGTTTTGAAAAGCTAAAAGAAGAAATTGTAAAGCGGTTCAGCATTGGTCAGGAGATGTATGTGGACCTCAAGTACTTAGATGATGAATCTGAGTGGGTTCTTTTAACATGTGATGCGGACCTGCTGGAGTGTATTGATGTGTACAAGTCATCAAGTGCTCAAACAGTAAGAATATTGGTAAATGCTAATGTTCAGCCAGTGCTTGGTCCTTCCTTTGGTCAAACTGGTTTGTCCTGA
- the LOC101780685 gene encoding probable serine/threonine-protein kinase PIX13, which translates to MGNCFGSADAAAAATKPPSPTKGPPAWPKPTDGGRTQEKGGAGPGRVLEAPRLREFTLAELRAATKGFKPEMVLGEGGFGRVYKGWVDERTLNPAKSSAGVIVAVKKLNPESVQGLQEWQSEVNFLGRLSHPNLVRLLGYCGEDRELLLVYEFMSKGSLENHLFRRGSTEPLAWNTRLKIAIGAARGLAFLHSSEKQVIYRDFKASNILLDSDFTAKLSDFGLAKNGPSAGRSHVTTRVIGTYGYAAPEYVATGHLYVKSDVYGFGVVLLELLTGLRAHDLNRPGHQQNLVDWARPYLSGRGKLTSLMDQRLGGQYPPKAALQAAKLANKCLAGDPRSRPSMADVVTALEGVEAMQAPDAGAKGHRDLPPRPVARRSSPYHDSSRPPR; encoded by the exons ATGGGGAATTGCTTCGGCTCcgcagacgccgccgccgccgccacgaaaCCGCCGAGTCCTACCAAAG GGCCGCCGGCATGGCCGAAGCCGACCGACGGCGGCAGGACGCAGGAGAAGGGAGGTGCGGGGCCGGGGCGCGTCCTCGAGGCGCCGAGGCTGAGGGAGTTCACGCTCGCGGAGCTGCGGGCGGCGACGAAGGGGTTCAAGCCGGAGATGGTGCTCGGGGAGGGCGGCTTCGGCCGGGTCTACAAGGGCTGGGTCGACGAGCGCACGCTCAACCCGGCCAAGAGCAGCGCCGGCGTCATCGTCGCCGTCAAGAAGCTCAACCCGGAGAGCGTCCAGGGCCTGCAGGAGTGGCAG TCCGAGGTCAACTTCTTGGGCAGACTGTCGCACCCCAACCTGGTGAGGCTGCTGGGCTACTGCGGCGAGGACAGGGAGCTGCTCCTGGTGTACGAGTTCATGTCCAAAGGCAGCCTGGAAAACCATCTCTTCAGGA GGGGTTCGACCGAGCCGTTGGCATGGAACACGAGGCTCAAGATCGCCatcggcgcggcgcgcgggctggCCTTCCTGCACTCGTCGGAGAAGCAGGTCATCTACCGGGACTTCAAGGCGtccaacatcctcctcgactCG GACTTCACGGCGAAGCTGTCGGACTTCGGGCTGGCGAAGAACGGCCCGTCGGCGGGGAGGTCCCACGTGACGACGCGTGTGATCGGCACCTACGGCTACGCGGCGCCGGAGTACGTGGCGACGGGGCACCTGTACGTGAAGAGCGACGTGTACGGCTTCGGCGtggtgctgctggagctgctgaCGGGGCTGCGCGCGCACGACCTCAACCGGCCGGGCCACCAGCAGAACCTGGTGGACTGGGCCCGGCCCTACCTCTCCGGCCGCGGGAAGCTGACGAGCCTCATGGACCAGCGCCTCGGCGGACAGTACCCGCCCAAGGCCGCGCTCCAGGCCGCCAAGCTCGCCAACAAGTGCCTGGCCGGCGACCCCAGGAGCCGGCCATCCATGGCCGACGTCGTCACCGCGCTCGAGGGCGTCGAGGCCATGCAGGCGCCCGACGCCGGGGCCAAGGGCCACCGGGACCTGCCGCCGCGGCCCGTCGCGCGCCGGTCGTCGCCGTACCATGATTCTTCCAGGCCGCCGCGTTGA
- the LOC101779870 gene encoding catalase-1, whose protein sequence is MDPYKYRPSSAHNGPHWSTNSGAPVWSNDHSLTVGPRGPILLEDYHLVEKLANFDRERIPERVVHARGASAKGFFEVTHDITHLTCADFLRAPGVQTPVIVRFSTVIHERGSPETIRDPRGFAVKFYTREGNWDLVGNNFPVFFIRDGMKFPDMVHALKPNPKSHIQENWRVLDFFSHHPESLHMFTFLFDDIGIPADYRHMDGSGVNTYTLVNRAGKSHYVKFHWRPTCGVKSLLEDEAVTVGGTNHSHATKDLYDAIAAGNFPEWKLYIQTIDPDHEDRFDFDPLDVTKTWPEDVIPLQPVGRMVLNRNIDNFFTENEQLAFCPGVIVPGIYYSDDKLLQTRIFSYSDTQRHRLGPNYLLLPANAPKCAHHNNHYDGFMNFMHRDEEVDYFPSRYDAAKNAPRYPIPSVPLTGRREKTMIKKENNFKQPGERYRSMDPARQERFIKRWIDALSDPRLTHEIRSIWLSYWSQTDRSLGQKLASRLSAKPSM, encoded by the exons ATGGACCCGTACAAG TACCGGCCGTCGAGCGCCCACAACGGCCCGCACTGGAGCACCAACTCCGGCGCGCCCGTATGGAGCAACGACCACTCCCTCACCGTCGGCCCACGAG GCCCGATCCTGCTGGAGGACTACCACCTGGTAGAGAAGCTTGCCAACTTCGACCGCGAGCGCATCCCTGAGCGCGTGGTGCACGCCCGCGGCGCCAGCGCCAAGGGCTTCTTCGAGGTGACCCACGACATCACCCACCTGACGTGCGCCGACTTCCTGCGCGCCCCCGGCGTGCAGACCCCCGTGATCGTCCGCTTCTCCACGGTGATCCACGAGCGGGGCAGCCCGGAGACGATCCGCGACCCTCGCGGGTTCGCCGTCAAGTTCTACACCCGTGAGGGCAACTGGGACCTGGTGGGCAACAACTtccccgtcttcttcatccgcgaCGGCATGAAGTTCCCGGACATGGTGCACGCGCTCAAGCCCAACCCCAAGTCCCACATCCAGGAGAACTGGCGCGTGCTCGACTTCTTCTCCCACCACCCGGAGAGCCTCCACATGTTCACCTTCCTCTTCGACGACATCGGCATCCCCGCCGACTACCGCCACATGGACGGCTCCGGCGTCAACACCTACACCCTCGTCAACCGCGCCGGCAAGTCGCACTACGTCAAGTTCCACTGGCGCCCCACCTGCGGCGTCAAGTCCCTGCTCGAGGACGAGGCCGTCACCGTCGGGGGAACCAACCACAGCCACGCCACCAAGGACCTCTacgacgccatcgccgccggcaacTTCCCCGAGTGGAAGCTCTACATCCAGACCATCGACCCGGACCACGAGGACCGCTTCGACTTCGACCCGCTGGACGTGACCAAGACCTGGCCCGAGGACGTGATCCCGCTGCAGCCCGTGGGGCGCATGGTGCTCAACCGAAACATCGACAACTTCTTCACCGAGAACGAGCAGCTCGCCTTCTGCCCGGGCGTCATCGTGCCGGGGATCTACTACTCCGACGACAAGCTGCTGCAGACCAGGATCTTCTCCTACTCCGACacgcagcgccaccgcctgggGCCAAACTACCTGCTGCTCCCGGCCAACGCGCCCAAGTGCGCGCACCACAACAACCACTACGACGGGTTCATGAACTTCATGCACCGCGACGAGGAGGTGGACTACTTCCCGTCCAGGTACGACGCAGCCAAGAACGCGCCGAGGTACCCAATCCCATCCGTCCCGCTCACCGGACGCCGCGAGAAG ACTATGATTAAGAAGGAGAACAACTTCAAGCAGCCCGGGGAGAGGTACCGCTCAATGGACCCGGCAAG GCAAGAGCGGTTCATCAAGAGATGGATCGATGCGCTCTCTGACCCTCGCCTCACCCACGAGATCAGGAGCATATGGCTCTCCTACTGGTCTCAG ACCGACAGATCCCTGGGCCAGAAGCTTGCGAGCCGTCTCAGTGCCAAGCCCAGCATGTAA
- the LOC101781088 gene encoding probable serine/threonine-protein kinase PBL21, translated as MGCFGCFAPEADEGDGDHKPSKPDDSSGADARRKVAPDVANGYAHSFTFKDLLVATGYFNEANFIGEGGFGKVYKGKINGQMVAVKQLAQDGVQGRNEFLVEVLMLTVLNHPNLVSLVGFCAQGDERLLVYEYMPFGSLESHLFDVPLGKKPLDWNTRVRIAVGVAEGLSYLHNVADPPVIYRDMKAANILLGEDFSPKLSDFGLAKVGPVGDRTHVSTRVMGTYGYCAPDYVVSGKLTMKSDIYSFGVLLLELITGRRIYDASRPKPEQSLLTWSRPFLHDKRKFYRLADPALLGCYPSSALNQLVVISIMCLQDQPHVRPIIADVVIGLNHVASQPYAPERPPVAMSSPANSGSPQFVGTPSRRRGGRRMAQYA; from the exons ATGGGTTGCTTCGGGTGCTTCGCACCGGAGGCGGACGAGGGAGACGGGGACCACAAGCCCTCCAAACCCGATGATTCATCAG GGGCTGATGCGAGGAGAAAGGTGGCGCCGGATGTGGCCAACGGCTACGCGCACAGCTTCACCTTCAAGGATCTGCTTGTGGCGACCGGCTACTTCAACGAGGCCAATTTCATAGGGGAAGGTGGATTTGGGAAGGTGTACAAGGGCAAGATCAATGGCCAG ATGGTGGCGGTGAAGCAGCTCGCTCAAGATGGTGTGCAGGGGAGGAACGAGTTCTTGGTGGAAGTTCTCATGCTGACAGTGCTCAACCATCCCAATCTTGTCAGCTTGGTCGGGTTCTGCGCTCAGGGGGACGAGAGGTTGCTCGTGTACGAGTACATGCCGTTCGGCAGCCTGGAGAGCCATTTGTTTG ATGTGCCTCTTGGCAAGAAACCACTTGACTGGAATACACGTGTAAGGATAGCTGTTGGAGTAGCAGAAGGGCTTTCTTACTTGCACAATGTAGCTGATCCACCAGTCATTTACCGTGATATGAAAGCTGCTAATATTCTGCTTGGAGAGGATTTCAGTCCAAAGCTTTCTGACTTTGGACTTGCAAAAGTTGGACCTGTTGGTGACAGAACTCATGTGTCCACAAGAGTTATGGGTACCTATGGCTACTGTGCTCCTGACTATGTTGTGAGTGGTAAACTTACCATGAAATCGGACATCTACAGCTTCGGTGTCCTTCTGTTGGAACTGATAACTGGCAGGAGGATTTACGACGCGTCAAGGCCTAAACCAGAGCAGAGTTTGCTAACATGG TCAAGGCCATTTCTGCATGACAAGAGGAAGTTCTACCGGCTTGCTGATCCAGCTCTGCTGGGCTGCTACCCGTCATCAGCGCTGAACCAGTTAGTTGTGATCAGCATCATGTGCCTCCAAGACCAGCCCCATGTTCGCCCTATCATCGCTGATGTTGTGATAGGCCTGAACCATGTCGCAAGCCAGCCATATGCCCCTGAACGCCCGCCGGTAGCTATGAGCTCCCCTGCGAACAGCGGGTCACCGCAATTCGTCGGCACGCCATCCAGAAGGAGAGGTGGTAGAAGGATGGCACAGTATGCATAG
- the LOC101780284 gene encoding protein NLP1 isoform X2, translating to MEQPAAQKDEDGLLGYAVMEDVAVGDLDLMEELFMAAPGFDFSDFSQPGPGASPGACFSPLFDICSTTTTATPPAPPGDDDRDDTERPEARRAWLFQPRQEVEATVKERMRRALERIAQTHPGELLAQVWVPTLIGDRQVLTTCGQPFWLDSRNQRLANYRSVSMKYQFSADESACAELGLPGRVFVGRVPEWTPDVRYFSTEEYPRVHHAQFFDIRGSVALPIFEPRSRACLGVVELVMTTQKVNYNAEIENICSALKEVDLRSTDVSSDPHANVADTSYRAIVPEIIDVLRTVCERHELPLAQTWIPCICQAKRGSRHSDEKFKYCVSTVDEACYIRDPNVTGFHQACSDHHLFRGEGVVGRAFGTNEPCFATDVTAYSKAQYPLSHHAKLFNLKAAVAIRLRSIRTGSLDYVLEFFLPVDCIESEEQRAMLNSLSITIQQTCYTLRVVSLKELVDEGSFETSTVTPAEFYEKPIHENLDEVCSNIEVPVRTTSLETSEEVTSWIASLVDAQSKGVKEMDGDLPFGFSKQEDEGFSVTAGWHTPPVLGPKGTIFSGFKHHEEYEVKEPICSRHPSPSNLDKTVEKRRTKMEKTVSLEELRKHFAGSLKEAAKNLGVCPTTLKRICRQHGINRWPSRKIKKVGHSLKKLQMVIDSVHGAEGTVQLSSLYENFTKTTWLERELQGDGTYPLSEQKGHLEPSVPDRQCEGRFTSHTSGSNSMSPSCSQSSNSSHGCSSGSKSQQNGSAPQLAVKQEVFMEENQSSTLLKAASHAELQMFTEERPVTLPRSESQMLLSEQKPVENMSGMQKSKPESLKIKAMYGEERCIFRLQPSWGFEKLKEEIVKRFSIGQEMYVDLKYLDDESEWVLLTCDADLLECIDVYKSSSAQTVRILVNANVQPVLGPSFGQTGLS from the exons ATGGAGCAGCCGGCGGCGCAGAAAGACGAGGACGGCTTGCTGGGTTACGCCGTCATGGAGGACGTTGCGGTCGGCGACCTGGATCTCATGGAGGAGCTGTTCATGGCGGCGCCGGGGTTCGATTTCTCCGACTTCTCGCAGCCCGGGCCCGGCGCGTCTCCGGGGGCCTGCTTCTCGCCGCTGTTCGACAtctgcagcaccaccaccacggcgactccccccgcgccgccgggcgACGACGACAGGGACGACACGGAGAGGCCCGAGGCGCGCCGCGCCTGGCTGTTCCAGCCCAGGCAGGAGGTGGAGGCCACGGTGAAGGAGCGGATGCGCCGCGCGCTGGAGCGCATCGCGCAGACGCATCCCGGCGAGCTGCTCGCGCAGGTCTGGGTCCCCACGCTCATCGGCGACCGCCAGGTGCTCACCACCTGCGGGCAGCCCTTCTGGCTGGACAGCCGGAACCAGCGCCTCGCCAACTACCGCTCGGTGTCGATGAAGTACCAGTTCTCCGCCGACGAGAGCGCGTGCGCCGAGCTAGGGCTGCCCGGCCGCGTCTTCGTCGGCCGAGTCCCCGAGTGGACGCCCGACGTCCGCTACTTCTCCACCGAGGAGTACCCGCGCGTCCACCACGCCCAGTTCTTCGACATCCGCGGCAGCGTCGCGCTCCCCATATTCGAGCCCCGCAGCCGGGCATGCCTCGGCGTCGTCGAGCTCGTCATGACCACGCAGAAGGTCAACTACAATGCCGAGATAGAGAACATATGCAGTGCTCTCAAG GAGGTAGATCTCAGAAGCACTGATGTTTCAAGTGATCCCCATGCAAAC GTGGCTGATACTTCTTACCGAGCAATTGTACCGGAGATCATTGACGTTCTCAGAACTGTTTGCGAGAGACACGAGCTGCCACTGGCCCAAACATGGATACCATGCATCTGCCAAGCAAAGAGGGGAAGCCGCCACTCCGATGAAAAATTTAAGTACTGTGTGTCGACTGTGGACGAGGCATGTTACATTCGTGACCCAAATGTAACGGGCTTTCACCAAGCTTGCTCCGATCATCATCTGTTCAGGGGTGAGGGTGTTGTTGGTAGGGCATTTGGGACAAACGAGCCATGTTTCGCCACGGATGTTACTGCCTACAGCAAGGCCCAATACCCTCTCTCACATCATGCAAAACTTTTCAACTTGAAGGCTGCAGTTGCCATCCGGCTGCGAAGTATCAGGACTGGAAGCCTTGACTATGTCTTGGAATTCTTCCTGCCAGTGGACTGTATAGAGAGCGAAGAGCAAAGGGCCATGCTTAATTCTTTGTCCATTACAATACAGCAGACCTGCTATACATTACGAGTTGTCAGCTTAAAAGAACTAGTGGATGAAGGATCATTTGAAACAAGTACAGTAACCCCAGCAGAATTTTATGAAAAGCCCATTCATGAAAACTTGGATGAGGTTTGTAGCAACATTGAAGTTCCTGTGAGGACAACATCGCTGGAAACTTCTGAGGAGGTAACTTCATGGATAGCAAGCCTTGTTGATGCTCAAAGTAAGGGAGTGAAAGAAATGGATGGTGACCTGCCATTTGGATTCAGCAAGCAAGAGGATGAAGGGTTCAGTGTTACGGCTGGCTGGCATACTCCACCTGTCCTAGGCCCTAAAGGTACCATCTTTTCAGGGTTTAAGCATCACGAAGAATATGAGGTCAAGGAGCCTATTTGTTCCAGACATCCAAGCCCTTCCAATTTGGACAAAACAGTCGAGAAGCGGCGCACTAAGATGGAGAAAACTGTTAGCCTGGAAGAGCTTCGGAAGCATTTTGCTGGCAGCCTGAAAGAAGCTGCAAAGAATTTAGGAG TGTGCCCTACAACATTGAAGAGGATATGCAGGCAACATGGAATTAATCGTTGGCCATCACGGAAGATCAAGAAAGTTGGGCACTCCCTGAAGAAATTGCAAATGGTGATTGATTCGGTACATGGTGCTGAAGGAACAGTTCAGCTCAGCTCGCTCTATGAAAACTTTACCAAGACCACATGGTTAGAAAGAGAGTTACAAGGGGATGGCACTTATCCATTATCTGAGCAAAAAGGTCACTTGGAACCTTCGGTTCCTGATCGGCAGTGCGAGGGCAGATTCACTTCGCATACTTCTGGCTCTAATTCCATGTCCCCTTCGTGCAGCCAAAGTTCAAACTCCAGCCATGGTTGTTCCAGTGGTTCAAAATCGCAACAGAATGGCAGTGCTCCTCAGCTTGCAGTCAAGCAAGAAGTTTTCATGGAGGAGAATCAGAGCTCCACACTACTGAAAGCTGCGAGCCATGCAGAACTGCAAATGTTTACCGAAGAAAGACCTGTCACCCTGCCTAGGTCTGAGAGTCAAATGCTTTTAAGTGAACAAAAGCCAGTGGAAAACATGTCAGGCATGCAAAAGTCTAAGCCCGAATCCCTCAAAATAAAAGCCATGTATGGTGAAGAAAGATGCATATTCCGACTTCAACCTAGTTGGGGTTTTGAAAAGCTAAAAGAAGAAATTGTAAAGCGGTTCAGCATTGGTCAGGAGATGTATGTGGACCTCAAGTACTTAGATGATGAATCTGAGTGGGTTCTTTTAACATGTGATGCGGACCTGCTGGAGTGTATTGATGTGTACAAGTCATCAAGTGCTCAAACAGTAAGAATATTGGTAAATGCTAATGTTCAGCCAGTGCTTGGTCCTTCCTTTGGTCAAACTGGTTTGTCCTGA